Proteins encoded within one genomic window of Prauserella marina:
- a CDS encoding M23 family metallopeptidase, translated as MVVAAVAAGAFAAAAAGQTLQAASGSTEASPDVTPLANTRDASAALGSGGNAPAGAPELLQVARPADASAEVEKLTASAEVTDARVEREAEEARIAAEEAARPKFVVPAQGTFTSGYGARWGTTHYGVDIANGIGTPIVSAADGTVIEAGPASGFGLWVRVQLEDGTINVYGHINSYNVSVGQQVKAGEQIAEMGNRGQSTGPHLHFEVWTPAGQKIDPASWFAEHGVSF; from the coding sequence GTGGTTGTCGCCGCAGTCGCCGCAGGCGCTTTCGCCGCCGCCGCTGCTGGTCAGACATTGCAGGCAGCCTCAGGAAGCACCGAAGCCAGCCCGGATGTCACCCCCCTCGCCAACACTCGCGACGCGAGCGCCGCACTCGGCAGCGGCGGCAACGCCCCAGCCGGAGCGCCCGAACTCCTCCAGGTTGCCCGCCCCGCCGACGCCTCGGCCGAGGTCGAGAAGCTCACCGCGAGCGCCGAGGTCACCGACGCCCGCGTCGAGCGGGAAGCCGAGGAAGCCCGCATCGCCGCCGAGGAAGCGGCGCGGCCCAAATTCGTCGTTCCCGCCCAAGGCACGTTCACCTCGGGTTACGGCGCCAGGTGGGGCACGACCCATTACGGCGTGGACATCGCCAACGGCATCGGCACCCCGATCGTCTCGGCCGCCGACGGCACCGTGATCGAGGCAGGACCGGCCAGCGGCTTCGGCCTCTGGGTCCGCGTCCAGCTCGAAGACGGCACGATCAACGTGTACGGCCACATCAACAGCTACAACGTCAGCGTCGGTCAGCAGGTCAAGGCAGGCGAGCAGATCGCCGAGATGGGCAACCGCGGTCAGTCGACCGGCCCTCACCTGCACTTCGAGGTGTGGACCCCCGCGGGCCAGAAGATCGACCCCGCCTCGTGGTTCGCGGAGCACGGCGTCAGCTTCTGA
- the sucC gene encoding ADP-forming succinate--CoA ligase subunit beta — protein sequence MDLYEYQAKDLFAAHGVPVLPGAVAVSADEARVVAEGLGGPVVVKAQVKTGGRGKAGGVKLAGSAVEAGQRAEQILGLDIKGHVTRRVLVTVASDIAEEYYFSFLLDRAQRTFLAMASAEGGVEIEQLAVERPEALARVAVDPIVGVDRARALEIVTQARFPERVREEAADVVVKLWETFVAEDATLVEVNPLVRDPQDRIVALDGKVTLDENAGFRHPGHAELVDAEAEDPLEAKAKAKGLNYVKLEGQVGIIGNGAGLVMSTLDVVAYAGQRHGGVAPANFLDIGGGASAEVMAAGLDVILGDPSVRSVFVNVFGGITACDAVATGIVEALRLLGDEASKPLVVRLDGNNVEQGRQILAAAAHPLVTVVDTMDSAADKAAQLAAAGA from the coding sequence GTGGACCTCTACGAGTATCAGGCGAAGGATCTCTTCGCTGCCCATGGTGTGCCGGTTTTGCCGGGTGCTGTGGCGGTTAGTGCGGATGAAGCGCGTGTTGTTGCTGAGGGTCTTGGTGGCCCTGTGGTGGTGAAGGCGCAGGTGAAGACTGGGGGTCGGGGTAAGGCTGGGGGTGTGAAGCTGGCTGGTTCTGCGGTGGAGGCTGGCCAGCGGGCTGAGCAGATTTTGGGTTTGGATATCAAGGGTCATGTGACGCGTCGGGTGTTGGTGACGGTGGCTTCGGATATCGCGGAGGAGTATTACTTCTCGTTTTTGCTGGATCGGGCTCAGCGGACGTTTTTGGCGATGGCGTCTGCTGAGGGTGGTGTGGAGATCGAGCAGTTGGCGGTGGAGCGTCCGGAGGCGTTGGCGCGGGTTGCGGTGGATCCGATTGTGGGGGTGGATCGGGCGCGGGCGTTGGAGATTGTGACGCAGGCGCGGTTCCCGGAGCGGGTGCGGGAGGAGGCCGCGGATGTGGTGGTGAAGTTGTGGGAGACGTTTGTGGCTGAGGATGCCACGTTGGTGGAGGTCAATCCGCTGGTGCGGGATCCCCAGGATCGGATTGTGGCGTTGGATGGCAAGGTCACGCTGGATGAGAATGCGGGTTTCCGGCATCCGGGTCATGCGGAGTTGGTGGATGCCGAGGCGGAGGATCCGTTGGAGGCTAAGGCCAAGGCCAAGGGGTTGAATTATGTGAAGTTGGAGGGCCAGGTCGGCATTATTGGTAATGGTGCTGGTTTGGTGATGTCGACTCTGGATGTGGTGGCGTATGCGGGGCAGCGTCATGGTGGGGTCGCTCCGGCGAACTTTTTGGATATTGGGGGTGGCGCGTCGGCGGAGGTGATGGCCGCGGGGTTGGATGTGATCCTGGGTGATCCGTCGGTGCGTAGTGTGTTTGTGAATGTGTTCGGTGGGATCACCGCGTGTGATGCGGTGGCGACCGGGATTGTGGAGGCGTTGCGCCTGCTGGGTGATGAGGCGTCCAAGCCGTTGGTGGTGCGCCTGGATGGCAACAATGTGGAGCAGGGCAGGCAGATCCTGGCGGCGGCGGCGCATCCGCTGGTGACTGTGGTGGACACGATGGACAGTGCGGCGGACAAGGCCGCCCAGCTAGCGGCGGCGGGTGCGTGA
- the sucD gene encoding succinate--CoA ligase subunit alpha → MSIFLNEHSKIIVQGLTGSEGTKHATKMLAAGANIVGGVNARKAGTTVTIGGTELSVFATVEEAMKTTGADVSVIFVPPRFAKDAVIEAIDAQIGLAVVITEGIPVHDSAYFWAHAVATGNKTRIVGPNCPGVISPGKSNAGIIPADITGPGRIGLVSKSGTLTYQMMYELRDIGFSTAVGIGGDPIIGTTHIDALEAFEADPDTDIIVMIGEIGGDAEERAADYITHHVTKPVVGYVAGFTAPEGKTMGHAGAIVSGSTGTAQAKKQALENAGVKVGKTPTETAELARELYKNL, encoded by the coding sequence ATGTCGATTTTCCTGAATGAGCATTCCAAGATCATCGTGCAGGGTTTGACCGGGTCGGAGGGCACGAAACACGCCACGAAGATGCTGGCCGCCGGCGCGAACATCGTCGGTGGGGTCAACGCCCGCAAGGCCGGCACCACCGTCACCATCGGCGGCACCGAGTTGAGCGTGTTCGCCACGGTGGAGGAGGCGATGAAAACCACCGGCGCGGACGTGTCGGTGATCTTCGTGCCACCCCGGTTCGCCAAAGACGCCGTGATCGAGGCCATCGACGCCCAGATCGGGCTGGCCGTGGTCATCACCGAGGGCATCCCCGTGCACGACTCGGCCTACTTCTGGGCCCACGCCGTCGCCACCGGGAACAAGACCCGCATCGTGGGCCCGAACTGTCCGGGGGTGATTTCCCCGGGCAAGTCCAACGCCGGGATCATCCCCGCCGACATCACCGGCCCCGGCAGGATCGGGCTGGTGTCCAAATCCGGCACTCTGACCTACCAGATGATGTATGAACTGCGCGACATCGGCTTCTCCACCGCCGTCGGGATCGGGGGCGACCCCATCATCGGCACCACCCACATCGACGCGCTGGAAGCCTTCGAAGCCGACCCCGACACCGACATCATCGTCATGATCGGGGAAATCGGCGGCGACGCCGAAGAACGCGCCGCCGACTACATCACCCACCACGTCACCAAACCCGTCGTGGGCTACGTCGCCGGATTCACCGCCCCCGAAGGCAAAACCATGGGCCACGCCGGCGCCATCGTCTCCGGCTCCACCGGCACCGCCCAAGCCAAAAAACAAGCACTCGAAAACGCAGGCGTCAAAGTCGGCAAAACCCCCACCGAAACCGCCGAACTCGCCCGCGAACTCTACAAAAACCTCTAG
- a CDS encoding DUF5336 domain-containing protein, producing the protein MTFPSGAPGGFPGQGPQQPQQPYSGATPSTGGGMKLGLPQILFLVTAGLGVLNLFLGFANLGGDQGVYAVGFGWIVLPLLISGLAALVGILPGDQKPGAWPAIFAVGGVLTFLFTVFQFPGDLQAGGVMILIFGILQMLAAIAGYLLENNIIKPPSPQAASPYGQPGAYGQQAGYAPQQQYGQQQPGQQQPVDQTGSAPQQTKFVQPVSSQQPGQQTQYAPQQGQFFQQQQQQQQQQEGGQQNQPGTPPGGFGQSNG; encoded by the coding sequence ATGACCTTCCCGAGCGGCGCGCCGGGTGGATTCCCGGGGCAAGGCCCGCAGCAGCCGCAACAGCCGTATTCCGGTGCGACACCCTCCACGGGGGGTGGCATGAAGCTCGGTCTGCCGCAGATCCTTTTCCTGGTGACGGCTGGACTCGGCGTCCTGAACCTGTTCCTCGGCTTCGCCAACCTGGGTGGTGACCAGGGCGTATACGCCGTGGGCTTCGGCTGGATCGTGCTGCCGTTGCTGATCAGCGGGCTCGCCGCTCTCGTCGGTATCCTGCCCGGAGACCAGAAGCCGGGCGCGTGGCCCGCGATCTTCGCGGTCGGCGGTGTGCTGACGTTCCTGTTCACCGTGTTCCAGTTCCCCGGTGACCTCCAGGCCGGTGGCGTCATGATCCTGATCTTCGGCATCTTGCAGATGCTCGCCGCCATCGCCGGTTACCTGCTGGAGAACAACATCATCAAGCCGCCGTCACCGCAGGCCGCTTCGCCGTACGGCCAGCCAGGTGCCTACGGGCAGCAGGCCGGTTACGCGCCGCAGCAGCAGTACGGCCAGCAGCAGCCAGGGCAGCAGCAGCCTGTCGACCAGACCGGTTCCGCTCCGCAGCAGACGAAGTTCGTGCAGCCGGTCTCTTCCCAGCAGCCGGGGCAGCAGACTCAGTACGCGCCGCAGCAGGGCCAGTTCTTCCAGCAGCAGCAACAGCAACAACAGCAGCAGGAAGGTGGACAGCAGAACCAGCCTGGCACCCCGCCGGGAGGGTTCGGCCAGTCCAACGGCTGA
- a CDS encoding DUF6350 family protein — MSRGVRCRALAAAALSPLVAGYAVVAAVFAVVTATASQAEFSPLGVVLSAGPGWLAAYQVPLDIGGAPLGVLPLLPTVGVCFLIARTAASTAQRLRCTEPGQSGLIIGVIAAAHALAGIAISVLAGGELGVEPLAAFLVPALVSAAAAALGVASRCGFVTAARNHLDPVALRGMRAGVLGLAALLCAGAVTFLLATALSAPTVRSLFAANADGVGSGVGMLLLCLGYLPNAMVLSLGFVTGPGFSIGSVTVAPFAFSGGPVPGVPLLAGLPEQQAAWWPVLLVLPTMAGALVGWSLRKSHENPMVRLRTVGVAGALVGFGTVVIGTLAGGRLGSGALDPVSVPLGVLSIAAFLWIAVPGGIAAWFGGPRAVKVASVAAESETETDTDAVEEAAEEAEASHDSENGHDSENGEDSTAAEETDDVVDTDDDIDDIDDTDAAEVEDVDGTDIAERLVTGDVTVVEELPDVPESTETDTADGPEDTRNHDGDVRD; from the coding sequence GTGTCCCGCGGCGTTCGTTGCCGAGCGCTGGCCGCCGCCGCGCTGAGTCCCCTCGTCGCCGGATACGCGGTGGTGGCCGCCGTATTCGCCGTCGTGACCGCCACCGCTTCGCAGGCGGAGTTCTCTCCGCTCGGTGTCGTGTTGAGCGCCGGGCCCGGCTGGCTTGCTGCCTACCAGGTTCCTCTCGACATCGGCGGGGCGCCGCTTGGCGTGCTTCCGCTGTTGCCGACGGTGGGCGTGTGTTTCCTGATCGCCAGAACCGCCGCGAGCACGGCGCAGCGTCTCCGCTGTACCGAGCCGGGACAGTCGGGGCTCATCATCGGGGTCATCGCCGCCGCGCACGCGCTGGCAGGAATCGCGATTTCGGTGCTGGCCGGCGGTGAGCTGGGGGTCGAGCCGCTTGCCGCTTTCCTCGTTCCGGCCCTGGTGTCCGCGGCCGCGGCGGCATTGGGCGTCGCGAGCCGGTGTGGATTCGTCACGGCGGCGAGGAACCATCTCGACCCGGTCGCGCTGCGCGGGATGCGTGCTGGGGTGCTGGGGCTTGCCGCGCTGCTCTGTGCGGGCGCGGTGACCTTCCTGCTCGCGACGGCACTGTCCGCCCCGACCGTCCGGAGTCTGTTCGCTGCCAACGCCGACGGAGTCGGCAGCGGCGTGGGAATGTTGTTGCTGTGCTTGGGTTACTTGCCCAACGCGATGGTGCTCAGTCTGGGTTTTGTGACGGGGCCTGGGTTTTCGATCGGTTCGGTGACCGTGGCGCCGTTCGCGTTCAGCGGGGGTCCTGTGCCGGGGGTTCCGTTGCTGGCTGGTTTGCCGGAGCAGCAGGCCGCCTGGTGGCCGGTGCTGTTGGTGTTGCCGACCATGGCAGGGGCGCTGGTCGGCTGGTCGCTGCGGAAGAGTCACGAGAATCCGATGGTCCGGTTGCGGACCGTTGGCGTGGCCGGCGCGCTTGTCGGATTCGGCACGGTGGTGATCGGCACCTTGGCCGGAGGGCGCCTTGGGAGCGGCGCTCTCGATCCGGTTTCGGTGCCGTTGGGGGTGCTGTCGATCGCCGCGTTCCTGTGGATCGCGGTACCCGGTGGGATTGCCGCCTGGTTCGGCGGGCCGCGGGCCGTCAAGGTCGCCAGTGTGGCTGCCGAGAGCGAGACCGAGACTGACACTGACGCCGTGGAGGAAGCCGCCGAAGAGGCCGAAGCCAGCCACGACAGCGAGAACGGCCACGACAGCGAGAACGGCGAGGACAGCACAGCCGCCGAGGAAACCGATGACGTGGTCGACACTGACGACGACATCGACGACATCGACGACACGGATGCAGCCGAGGTGGAAGACGTGGACGGCACGGATATCGCCGAGCGGCTCGTTACCGGTGATGTCACGGTGGTGGAGGAGTTGCCCGACGTGCCGGAGTCCACGGAGACGGACACCGCGGACGGGCCGGAGGACACGCGGAACCACGACGGTGACGTGCGCGACTGA
- the purN gene encoding phosphoribosylglycinamide formyltransferase: protein MELPTPVRLVVLASGSGTLLQSVLDAAGQPSYPATVVAVGADRDGIAALERAERAEIPWFTVKMSDHPDRAAWDKALTEAVAAYRPDLVVSAGFMKILGSRFLERFPNRVINTHPALLPAFPGIRAVEDALELGVKVTGSTVHFVDAGVDTGPIIAQRAVPVEADDDEASLHERIKVVERRLLVDVIEQLGRAGCTVEGRKVRLS from the coding sequence CTGGAGTTGCCCACGCCGGTCCGGTTGGTGGTACTCGCGTCGGGCTCGGGGACCCTTCTGCAGTCGGTACTCGACGCCGCGGGGCAGCCGTCCTATCCGGCCACGGTGGTGGCCGTGGGGGCGGACAGAGACGGCATCGCGGCACTGGAAAGGGCCGAGCGCGCCGAAATCCCCTGGTTCACCGTCAAGATGAGTGACCATCCCGATCGCGCGGCGTGGGACAAGGCGCTGACCGAGGCGGTCGCCGCCTACCGCCCTGACCTCGTGGTCTCCGCCGGTTTCATGAAGATTCTCGGCTCGCGGTTCCTGGAACGATTCCCGAACAGGGTCATCAACACCCATCCAGCGCTGTTGCCGGCCTTTCCCGGTATCCGCGCAGTCGAGGACGCGCTGGAGCTCGGGGTCAAAGTCACCGGTTCGACCGTGCATTTCGTCGACGCGGGAGTGGACACCGGTCCGATCATCGCCCAGCGGGCGGTGCCGGTGGAAGCCGACGATGACGAAGCCAGCCTGCATGAGCGCATCAAAGTGGTGGAACGGCGGCTTCTCGTCGACGTGATCGAGCAGTTGGGTCGTGCTGGATGCACGGTCGAAGGACGAAAGGTGAGGTTGTCGTGA
- the purH gene encoding bifunctional phosphoribosylaminoimidazolecarboxamide formyltransferase/IMP cyclohydrolase gives MHGRRTKGEVVVSEQAPGAGQRPVRRALIGVSDKLGLLELATGLHAAGVEIVSTGGTAKAIADAGVPVTPVEQVTGFPESFDGRVKTLHPKVHAGLLADRQRPDHVEQLAALDIAPFELLVVNLYPFADTVASGATKDECVENIDIGGPAMVRAAAKNHGSVAVVVDPGRYDWVLAQVRAGGFDLAQRRQLAAQAFAHTASYDAAVATWFAEDYAPADDSGFPGFFGATWERGAVLRYGENPHQAAAVYRGGRGGLAHAEQLHGKAMSYNNYVDTDAARRAAYDFSEPAVAIIKHANPCGIAVGADVADAHRKAHACDPLSAYGGVIASNRTVDLKTAEQIADVFTEVVLAPDFEAAALDVLTRKKNIRLLKLAEPADPSELELRPISGGVLVQAADRIDAPGDDPANWTLATGEPVGEDVLADLVFAWRAIRAVKSNAILLASDLATIGVGMGQVNRVDSARLAVRRAGERVKGSVAASDAFFPFPDGLQVLLDAGVRAVVQPGGSVRDAEVIAAAEAAGVTMYLTGTRHFAH, from the coding sequence ATGCACGGTCGAAGGACGAAAGGTGAGGTTGTCGTGAGCGAGCAGGCTCCTGGCGCTGGGCAGCGACCGGTACGGCGTGCGTTGATCGGTGTGTCGGACAAGCTGGGGCTGCTTGAGCTCGCGACCGGCTTGCATGCTGCCGGGGTTGAGATCGTGTCGACGGGGGGAACGGCGAAGGCCATCGCGGACGCCGGTGTTCCGGTCACTCCGGTCGAGCAGGTGACGGGCTTTCCCGAGTCGTTCGACGGCAGGGTCAAGACGTTGCACCCCAAGGTGCACGCGGGGTTGCTCGCCGACAGGCAGCGTCCTGATCACGTCGAGCAGCTTGCCGCGCTCGACATCGCGCCGTTCGAATTGCTCGTCGTGAATCTCTACCCGTTCGCCGATACGGTCGCTTCGGGCGCGACCAAGGACGAGTGCGTCGAGAACATCGACATCGGCGGGCCCGCGATGGTCAGGGCCGCCGCGAAGAACCACGGTTCGGTAGCCGTCGTGGTCGACCCAGGACGCTACGACTGGGTTCTTGCGCAGGTGCGCGCCGGAGGCTTCGACCTCGCGCAGCGCCGTCAGCTCGCCGCGCAAGCGTTTGCGCACACCGCGTCCTACGATGCCGCCGTCGCGACGTGGTTCGCGGAGGACTACGCCCCTGCCGATGATTCGGGTTTCCCCGGTTTCTTCGGAGCGACCTGGGAGCGGGGTGCCGTGCTGCGCTACGGCGAGAACCCGCACCAGGCCGCCGCGGTCTATCGCGGGGGACGTGGCGGGCTCGCGCACGCTGAGCAGTTGCACGGCAAGGCGATGTCGTACAACAACTACGTCGACACCGACGCCGCGAGGCGTGCGGCCTATGACTTCTCCGAGCCGGCCGTCGCGATCATCAAGCACGCGAATCCGTGCGGTATCGCGGTGGGCGCGGACGTGGCCGACGCGCACCGGAAGGCGCACGCCTGCGATCCACTCTCCGCCTACGGCGGCGTCATCGCCAGCAACAGGACGGTCGATCTCAAGACCGCTGAGCAGATCGCCGACGTGTTCACCGAGGTCGTGCTCGCCCCGGATTTCGAGGCGGCCGCGCTTGATGTGCTGACGAGGAAGAAGAACATCCGGCTGCTGAAACTGGCTGAGCCGGCCGATCCGAGCGAGTTGGAACTGCGGCCGATTTCCGGCGGGGTGCTCGTGCAGGCCGCGGACAGGATCGACGCGCCGGGGGACGACCCCGCCAACTGGACGTTGGCGACGGGTGAGCCGGTCGGCGAGGACGTGCTGGCCGACCTGGTGTTCGCGTGGAGGGCGATTCGCGCGGTGAAGTCCAACGCGATCCTGCTCGCGAGCGATCTGGCCACGATCGGCGTCGGGATGGGCCAGGTGAACAGGGTCGATTCCGCTCGGCTCGCCGTGCGGCGCGCGGGTGAGCGGGTCAAAGGCTCGGTCGCGGCCTCCGACGCGTTCTTCCCGTTCCCCGACGGTCTACAGGTGCTGCTCGACGCCGGTGTGCGTGCGGTGGTTCAGCCGGGTGGCTCGGTGAGGGACGCCGAGGTGATCGCCGCCGCCGAGGCCGCGGGAGTCACCATGTACCTCACCGGAACCCGGCATTTCGCTCACTGA
- a CDS encoding MFS transporter: protein MKRHIRLLDSRPLRTSRPFRDLWIGSSCGALGQQIAVVAVLAQVWELTRSPLWTGAIGIATAVPMLVFGLVGGTLADTFDRRALVRVSTAGQLLTATGLAVQAATGNASVLLLLALVSAQAGCAALGAPARRTFPVRLLPADQVAAGLALQNVAFQAAMLLGPALAGVVIAQWHFTAAYLLEAGTVLIALVTVIRLPAMPPPRPDERSRRPARGGWRIIARRPALSGSFATDLAQTLLAMPIALFPLVNEIRFDGNPRTLGLFLTAIAVGGITAGMFSGTFTRIRRSGVVQLAAAFCWGAALAGFGVAGPLWLALALLAVAGAADTVSVITRGAIVQLETPDKYRGRVSSVEHVIGVAGPEAGNFRGGFVASLTSASFALVAGGLAAALAVGVIAATNRSLRAYRTPAPEPRLAG, encoded by the coding sequence ATGAAGCGGCACATTCGCCTCCTCGACAGCAGGCCGCTACGCACGAGCCGCCCCTTCCGCGACCTGTGGATCGGTTCGTCATGTGGCGCGCTCGGCCAGCAGATCGCCGTCGTGGCCGTGCTCGCCCAGGTATGGGAACTCACTCGCAGTCCACTGTGGACGGGTGCCATCGGCATCGCGACGGCCGTGCCCATGCTCGTGTTCGGCCTCGTCGGAGGGACCCTCGCCGACACGTTCGACCGGCGCGCGCTTGTCAGGGTGTCGACAGCGGGACAACTGCTCACCGCGACCGGGCTCGCCGTCCAGGCCGCGACGGGCAACGCGTCCGTGTTGCTGCTGCTCGCACTCGTCTCGGCTCAAGCAGGCTGCGCCGCGCTCGGCGCACCGGCAAGACGCACCTTCCCGGTAAGACTGCTTCCCGCCGACCAGGTCGCGGCGGGGCTCGCCTTGCAGAACGTCGCGTTCCAGGCGGCCATGCTGCTCGGTCCCGCGCTGGCGGGCGTCGTGATCGCGCAATGGCACTTCACCGCCGCCTACCTGCTGGAGGCGGGCACGGTCCTCATCGCGCTCGTCACCGTCATCCGGCTGCCCGCGATGCCACCGCCGAGACCGGACGAGCGTTCCCGGCGGCCCGCGCGCGGCGGATGGCGGATCATCGCCAGGCGGCCCGCTCTGTCCGGCTCCTTCGCAACCGATCTCGCGCAGACGCTGCTCGCGATGCCGATCGCGCTGTTCCCGCTCGTCAACGAGATCCGGTTCGACGGCAATCCGCGCACCCTCGGGCTGTTCCTCACCGCGATCGCCGTCGGCGGCATCACCGCAGGCATGTTCTCGGGGACCTTCACCCGGATACGCCGCAGTGGAGTCGTACAGCTCGCCGCCGCGTTCTGCTGGGGAGCCGCGCTGGCCGGTTTCGGCGTGGCAGGCCCGCTATGGCTCGCGCTGGCCTTGCTCGCCGTCGCGGGAGCGGCGGACACCGTCTCTGTGATCACTCGCGGCGCGATCGTGCAGCTCGAAACCCCCGACAAGTACCGGGGCAGGGTGTCGTCGGTCGAGCACGTCATCGGCGTCGCGGGCCCCGAGGCCGGCAACTTCAGGGGTGGGTTCGTCGCGTCGCTGACCTCGGCTTCGTTCGCGCTCGTCGCGGGCGGCCTCGCGGCGGCGCTCGCGGTCGGCGTCATCGCCGCGACGAACCGGTCCCTGCGTGCCTACCGAACCCCGGCCCCCGAACCGCGGTTAGCGGGCTAA
- a CDS encoding RNA polymerase sigma factor — protein MAKPSIASGHDERATEDLLRDMAPRILAALIRRFGDFATAEDAVQEALLAAATQWPEEGMPTNPENWLIRVAFRRMTDLLRAEQARQRRENAVAARIPADEHLAPAADQRKRSAADDTLTLLFLCCHPVLTPASQIALTLRAVGGLGTDEIARAFLVPETTMGQRISRAKQRIRASGSEFRMPEQRERPARLRAVLHVLYLIFNEGYTATSGPTLRRGELAVEAIRLTRVIHHLLPDEGEVAGLLALILLTDARHAARTGSDGELIPMAEQDRGRWDRALIAEGTELVTDAMARTRLGPYQLQAAIAALHGEAATAEETDWRQILALYRLLERFADNPMVTLNHAVAIAMVHGPEAGLSHLTTLDGDDRIAGHHRLAAVRAHLLDLAGDQGAAECYRLAAKKTSSAPERRHLEARAAEVEAKHS, from the coding sequence ATGGCGAAACCGTCAATCGCGAGCGGGCACGACGAACGAGCCACCGAGGACCTGTTGCGGGACATGGCACCGAGGATCCTCGCGGCATTGATTCGCCGGTTCGGCGATTTCGCCACCGCAGAGGACGCGGTCCAGGAAGCACTGCTCGCCGCCGCCACGCAGTGGCCGGAGGAGGGCATGCCAACCAACCCGGAGAACTGGCTGATCCGGGTGGCTTTTCGCAGGATGACCGACCTGCTGCGCGCGGAACAGGCCAGGCAGCGCAGGGAGAACGCCGTCGCGGCGCGCATCCCCGCCGACGAGCACCTCGCTCCCGCCGCCGACCAGCGGAAGCGGTCGGCCGCCGACGACACCCTCACCCTGCTGTTCCTGTGCTGCCATCCGGTACTCACGCCCGCATCGCAGATCGCGCTGACCCTTCGCGCCGTCGGCGGTCTCGGCACGGACGAGATCGCCAGGGCCTTCCTCGTGCCGGAAACGACGATGGGCCAGCGCATCAGCAGAGCAAAACAGCGCATCCGGGCATCGGGCAGCGAATTCCGGATGCCGGAGCAGCGGGAACGCCCGGCGCGGCTGCGCGCGGTGCTGCACGTGCTGTACCTGATCTTCAACGAGGGCTACACGGCGACGTCAGGGCCCACGTTGCGGCGCGGAGAACTGGCGGTCGAGGCTATCCGGCTCACGCGCGTGATCCACCACCTGCTGCCCGATGAAGGCGAGGTCGCGGGCTTGCTCGCGTTGATACTGCTCACCGATGCCAGACACGCGGCCCGCACCGGCTCCGACGGCGAACTGATCCCGATGGCGGAGCAAGATCGCGGCCGATGGGACCGGGCCCTCATCGCGGAAGGAACCGAACTGGTCACCGACGCGATGGCCCGCACGAGGCTCGGTCCTTACCAGCTACAAGCCGCCATCGCGGCGCTACACGGCGAGGCCGCGACCGCGGAGGAAACCGACTGGCGGCAGATCCTCGCGCTGTACCGGCTGCTGGAACGATTCGCGGACAACCCGATGGTCACGCTGAACCACGCGGTCGCCATCGCCATGGTGCACGGCCCCGAGGCGGGACTCAGCCATTTGACGACGCTGGACGGCGACGACCGCATCGCCGGTCACCACCGGCTCGCCGCGGTCAGGGCGCACCTGCTTGACCTGGCGGGCGACCAGGGCGCGGCGGAGTGCTACCGGCTCGCGGCCAAAAAGACGTCCAGCGCACCCGAGCGGCGGCATCTCGAAGCACGCGCGGCCGAGGTGGAGGCGAAACATTCGTAG